The Streptomyces sp. NBC_00344 genome includes a window with the following:
- a CDS encoding flavin reductase family protein, translating to MTFTAPAYSATGIAPQRFRQVFRRYPAGVVAVTADSGGGPVGFTATSLTSLSLDPPLVSFGIAETASSWPHIERAATVVINFLGAQQELLARRFATSGIDRFAAPTEWHRLPDGEPVLEGVAGWIKVAVEQIVPAGDHRIVVARVEDSWLDDTRGPLLFHDGDYHSV from the coding sequence ATGACTTTCACCGCGCCTGCGTACTCCGCAACCGGCATCGCTCCGCAGCGGTTCAGGCAAGTGTTCCGCAGGTATCCCGCCGGAGTGGTCGCCGTGACCGCGGACTCCGGCGGCGGCCCCGTCGGATTCACCGCCACCTCACTCACCTCGCTGTCACTCGATCCGCCGCTCGTGTCGTTCGGCATAGCGGAGACGGCCTCGTCCTGGCCGCACATCGAACGCGCCGCCACGGTCGTCATCAACTTCCTCGGAGCCCAACAGGAGCTCCTGGCGCGGAGGTTCGCGACCAGTGGCATCGACAGGTTCGCCGCTCCGACGGAATGGCACAGGCTGCCCGACGGTGAGCCTGTGCTGGAAGGCGTGGCCGGCTGGATCAAGGTCGCCGTCGAGCAGATCGTTCCCGCCGGTGACCACCGCATCGTGGTCGCCCGGGTCGAGGACTCCTGGCTCGACGACACCCGAGGCCCGCTCCTGTTCCACGACGGCGACTACCACTCCGTCTGA
- a CDS encoding LLM class flavin-dependent oxidoreductase gives MTHTSENRPAEPGRKPLHLNAFLMSTGHHEASWRLPESPARANADIEHYKNLARIAERGKLDSVFFADSPVLMGDPGRRPAAKLEPTALLTALAGATEHIGLIATASTSYNEPYNLARRFASVDHVSGGRAGWNIVTTAGADAARNFGLDDTPLHHDRYRRAAEFVEVATKLWDSWADDAVVADKENGVHALASRVRRIDHNGEFFRVDGPLNVGRPPQGYPLLVQAGSSEDGKDFAARYAEAVFTAQQTLEEGVAFYKDVKQRAETIGRNPEGIKILPGIVPVIGATEKEAQELDDELDRLIVPEYAKRQLAKTLRLDPDALALDEELPDGLPDEDEIEGAKSRYTLIVELARRERLTVRRLIGRLGGGRGHRTFAGTAVQVADTIEHWYDSGAADGFNIMPAVLPSGLEVFVDQVVPILQERGLFRTEYTGSTLRGHYGLPRPANRLFDTVDRSEGHFGIGLAEAG, from the coding sequence ATGACGCACACGTCTGAGAACCGGCCGGCCGAACCCGGCCGCAAGCCACTGCACCTCAATGCCTTCCTGATGTCCACCGGCCACCACGAGGCATCCTGGCGGCTTCCCGAGAGTCCGGCACGGGCCAATGCCGACATCGAGCACTACAAGAACCTGGCCCGGATCGCCGAACGCGGCAAGCTCGATTCCGTGTTCTTCGCGGACAGCCCGGTTCTGATGGGAGACCCCGGCCGGCGCCCGGCCGCCAAGCTGGAACCCACCGCCCTGCTCACGGCGCTGGCCGGCGCGACCGAGCACATCGGTCTCATCGCCACCGCCTCGACCAGTTACAACGAGCCCTACAACCTCGCCAGGCGGTTCGCCTCGGTAGACCATGTGTCGGGCGGCCGGGCCGGATGGAACATCGTCACCACCGCAGGCGCCGACGCCGCCCGCAACTTCGGCCTGGACGACACACCGCTGCACCACGACCGCTACCGGCGGGCCGCCGAGTTCGTCGAGGTGGCCACCAAACTGTGGGACAGCTGGGCGGACGACGCGGTCGTCGCCGACAAGGAGAACGGAGTGCACGCACTGGCGAGCAGGGTGCGGCGCATCGACCACAACGGCGAGTTCTTCCGGGTGGACGGCCCGCTCAATGTGGGACGCCCCCCGCAGGGCTATCCGCTGCTGGTCCAGGCGGGATCGAGTGAGGACGGCAAGGACTTCGCCGCCCGTTACGCGGAGGCGGTGTTCACCGCCCAGCAGACTCTGGAGGAGGGCGTCGCCTTCTACAAGGACGTCAAACAGCGCGCCGAGACGATCGGCCGGAACCCGGAAGGCATCAAGATCCTCCCTGGCATCGTCCCGGTCATCGGGGCCACCGAGAAGGAGGCACAGGAACTCGACGACGAACTCGACCGGTTGATCGTCCCCGAATACGCCAAGCGCCAGCTCGCCAAGACCCTGCGGCTCGATCCGGACGCCCTGGCGCTCGACGAGGAGCTGCCGGACGGGCTCCCCGACGAGGACGAGATCGAGGGGGCCAAGAGCCGCTACACCCTGATCGTCGAACTGGCCAGGCGTGAGCGTCTCACCGTACGCCGGCTCATCGGCCGGCTCGGCGGCGGCCGTGGCCACCGCACCTTCGCGGGCACCGCGGTCCAGGTGGCCGACACCATCGAGCACTGGTACGACAGCGGCGCAGCCGACGGCTTCAACATCATGCCCGCGGTGCTCCCGTCCGGGCTGGAGGTCTTCGTGGACCAGGTGGTCCCGATCCTTCAGGAGCGCGGTCTGTTCCGCACCGAGTACACCGGCAGCACCCTGCGCGGGCACTACGGTCTGCCACGCCCCGCCAACCGGTTGTTCGACACCGTGGACCGCAGTGAGGGCCACTTCGGTATCGGTCTCGCGGAGGCGGGATGA
- a CDS encoding discoidin domain-containing protein, protein MRRHRGRWRALTAAFATTLLLLGLPVLSASAAGGPDIAAGKPARASSSSSEYGVGNITDSNPSTYWESSSGTFPQWAEADLGSTARVDQVVLKLPAGWETRSQTLSVQGSADGTGYSTLAGSASYTFSPGNGNTVTIDFPATQSRYVRINITANTGWPKAQLSELQVHAAGASAGSGNLALGRTLTASSSTDVYTADHANDGNQATYWESKNNALPQWIQADLGSSVRVNQVVLRLPDGWGARAQTLKIQGSTNNTDFTDLSASKDYTFNSADNQTATISFDATTTRYVRVLITANTVQQAGQLSELEVYGPTSGDVTPPSTPQDLAYTEPATGQIKLTWKASTDAVGVTGYDVYANGELRSTVAGDVTTYTDSQPGSSTVAYYVRAHDAAGNQSGNSNTVTRKGATGDTQAPTAPANLAFTQPSGGDIKLTWGASTDDVKVTGYDIYANGSLLTSVAGDITTYTDNRPADTTVSYYVRAKDAAGNVSGNSNTVTRPGTTGPGSNLAQSKPISASSTVFTFAAENANDGLTSTYWEGTGGSYPNTLTVKLGANADVGSVVLKLSPDSSWATRTQNIQVLGREQSATSFTGLAAGKDYTFNPASQNTVTIPVSGRVADVQLKITSNTGSAAGQIAEFQVIGVPAPNPDLQITKITSTPSAPVESDNVSLTATVSNSGTQASAATDLAFGLGTAKAGAASVPALAAGESKTVTASIGAHDAGSYPLSAEVDPANKVIEQNEANNTYSSSTPLVIKPVASSDLVASPVSWSPSSASAGDTVKFSVAIKNQGTVDSASGAHGVTLTLTDAKGATVKTLSGSYSGTIKAGGTTPPVDLGSWTAVNGNYKIKSVIADDANEVPVKRENNTTEQSLFIGRGADMPYDTYEAEDGVLAGGAKVVGPNRTVGDLAGEASGRKAVTLDNTGESVEFTTKASTDTLVTRFSIPDAAGGGGISSTLDVYVDGTFLKAIDLTSKYAWLYGAETGPGNDPGSGAPRHIYDEANLLLGRTVPAGSRIKLQKDAANTSKYAIDFVDTEQATAVANPDPATYTVPAGFSQQDVQNALDKVRMDTTGKLVGVYLPAGDYETSAKFQVYGKAVKVVGAGPWFTRFHAPSSQDNTDAGFRAEATANGSSFANFAFFGNYTSRIDGPGKVFDFSGVSNITIDNIWNEHTVCLYWGANTDSITIKNSRIRDTYADGVNMTNGSTDNHVTNNESRATGDDSFALFSAIDAGGADEKNNVFENLTSLLTWRAAGVAVYGGYDNTFRNIRIADTLVYSGITVSSLDFGYAMNGFGTDPTTLENITIERAGGHFWNGQTFPGIWLFSASKVFQGIRINDVDIVDPTYSGIMFQTNYVGGQPQFPIKDTVLTDVTITGAKKSGDAYDAKSGFGVWANEMPESGQGPAVGEVTFHNLKMSGNATDIKNTTSTFTINNLP, encoded by the coding sequence ATGAGAAGACACCGGGGTAGATGGCGGGCGTTGACAGCCGCCTTCGCGACCACCCTGTTGCTGCTGGGTCTGCCCGTGCTGTCCGCATCGGCGGCCGGCGGGCCCGACATCGCGGCGGGCAAGCCCGCCCGAGCGAGCAGCTCCAGTTCGGAGTACGGCGTCGGGAACATAACCGACAGCAACCCGTCCACCTACTGGGAGAGTTCGAGCGGCACCTTCCCGCAGTGGGCCGAGGCCGACCTCGGCTCCACAGCCCGGGTCGACCAGGTGGTGCTGAAGCTTCCGGCCGGCTGGGAGACCCGCAGTCAGACCCTCTCGGTGCAGGGCAGCGCGGACGGCACCGGCTACAGCACCCTGGCCGGCTCCGCCTCGTACACCTTCAGTCCCGGCAACGGCAACACGGTGACGATCGACTTCCCCGCCACCCAGAGCAGATATGTCCGGATCAACATCACCGCCAACACCGGCTGGCCCAAGGCCCAGCTCTCCGAGCTCCAGGTGCACGCGGCGGGCGCCTCGGCGGGCTCGGGCAATCTGGCGCTCGGCAGGACGCTGACGGCGAGCAGCTCCACCGACGTCTACACCGCCGACCATGCGAACGACGGCAACCAGGCCACCTACTGGGAGAGCAAGAACAACGCCCTTCCGCAGTGGATCCAGGCCGACCTCGGCTCATCCGTGCGGGTGAACCAGGTCGTGCTGCGGCTGCCGGACGGCTGGGGGGCCCGTGCCCAGACGCTCAAGATCCAGGGCAGCACCAACAACACCGACTTCACCGACCTCAGCGCCTCCAAGGACTACACCTTCAACAGCGCTGACAACCAGACGGCGACGATCTCCTTCGACGCCACCACGACCCGGTATGTACGGGTGCTGATCACCGCCAACACCGTGCAGCAGGCCGGGCAGTTGTCCGAGCTCGAGGTGTACGGCCCGACGTCCGGCGATGTCACACCGCCCTCCACCCCCCAGGACCTCGCCTACACCGAGCCGGCTACCGGTCAGATCAAGCTCACATGGAAGGCGTCGACGGACGCCGTGGGTGTCACGGGTTACGACGTCTACGCCAACGGCGAGCTGCGCTCCACTGTCGCGGGCGATGTGACCACCTACACGGACAGCCAGCCGGGCAGCAGCACCGTCGCGTACTACGTGCGCGCCCATGACGCCGCCGGCAACCAGTCGGGGAACAGCAACACCGTGACCCGCAAGGGCGCCACGGGTGACACCCAGGCGCCCACGGCCCCGGCCAACCTTGCCTTCACCCAGCCTTCGGGCGGTGACATCAAACTGACCTGGGGCGCGTCCACGGACGATGTGAAGGTCACCGGCTACGACATCTACGCCAACGGCAGCCTGCTCACGTCCGTTGCCGGTGACATCACCACGTACACCGACAACCGGCCCGCCGACACCACGGTCTCCTACTACGTACGGGCCAAGGACGCGGCAGGGAACGTGTCAGGCAACAGCAACACCGTCACCCGCCCCGGAACCACGGGCCCCGGGTCCAACCTGGCCCAGTCGAAGCCCATCAGCGCCTCGTCGACCGTGTTCACCTTCGCCGCCGAGAACGCCAACGACGGGCTGACCAGCACCTACTGGGAAGGCACGGGCGGCAGTTACCCGAACACACTGACCGTGAAGCTCGGTGCCAACGCCGATGTCGGCTCGGTCGTACTGAAACTCAGCCCGGACAGCTCCTGGGCCACCCGCACCCAGAACATCCAGGTGCTGGGCCGTGAGCAGAGTGCCACGTCGTTCACCGGCCTGGCGGCCGGCAAGGACTACACGTTCAACCCTGCGTCTCAGAACACCGTCACCATCCCGGTGAGCGGACGCGTCGCCGATGTCCAGCTGAAGATCACCTCCAACACCGGTTCCGCGGCCGGACAGATCGCCGAGTTCCAGGTGATCGGCGTACCGGCTCCCAACCCGGACCTCCAGATCACCAAGATCACCTCCACCCCGTCCGCACCGGTCGAATCGGACAATGTGAGCCTCACGGCCACCGTCTCCAACAGCGGGACCCAGGCGTCCGCGGCCACAGACCTGGCGTTCGGCCTCGGGACCGCCAAGGCGGGCGCCGCTTCGGTCCCCGCCCTGGCGGCCGGCGAGTCGAAGACAGTCACCGCATCCATCGGCGCGCACGACGCGGGCAGCTATCCCCTGAGCGCCGAGGTCGACCCGGCGAACAAGGTCATCGAGCAGAACGAGGCGAACAACACCTACAGCAGTTCCACCCCGCTCGTCATCAAGCCGGTCGCCAGCTCCGACCTGGTGGCGTCTCCTGTCAGCTGGTCGCCGAGTTCGGCGTCCGCGGGTGACACGGTGAAGTTCTCGGTGGCCATCAAGAACCAGGGCACCGTGGACTCGGCAAGCGGCGCCCACGGCGTCACACTCACCCTGACCGACGCGAAGGGCGCGACGGTCAAGACGCTCTCCGGCTCCTACAGCGGCACGATCAAGGCAGGCGGCACCACGCCCCCGGTCGATCTGGGCAGCTGGACCGCCGTGAACGGCAACTACAAGATCAAGAGTGTGATCGCGGACGACGCCAACGAAGTCCCGGTCAAGCGCGAGAACAACACCACCGAGCAGTCGCTGTTCATCGGCCGCGGCGCCGACATGCCGTACGACACCTACGAAGCGGAGGACGGCGTCCTCGCCGGCGGTGCCAAGGTCGTCGGACCGAACCGCACCGTCGGGGACCTGGCCGGCGAGGCCTCGGGCCGCAAGGCGGTGACTCTCGACAACACCGGTGAGTCGGTCGAGTTCACCACGAAGGCCAGCACCGACACGCTGGTCACCAGGTTCTCCATCCCCGATGCCGCCGGTGGCGGAGGCATCAGCTCCACGCTGGACGTCTACGTCGACGGCACCTTCCTCAAGGCGATCGACCTCACATCGAAGTACGCATGGCTGTACGGTGCGGAGACCGGCCCCGGCAACGACCCGGGCTCCGGTGCGCCGCGCCACATCTACGACGAGGCGAACCTCTTGCTGGGCAGGACCGTCCCGGCGGGCAGCAGGATCAAGCTGCAGAAGGACGCGGCCAACACCTCGAAGTACGCGATCGACTTCGTCGACACCGAGCAGGCAACGGCGGTCGCCAACCCCGACCCGGCCACCTACACGGTGCCGGCCGGCTTCTCCCAGCAGGATGTGCAGAACGCGCTCGACAAGGTCCGGATGGACACCACGGGCAAGCTGGTCGGCGTCTACCTGCCGGCCGGCGACTACGAGACATCAGCCAAGTTCCAGGTCTACGGCAAGGCCGTCAAGGTGGTCGGCGCGGGTCCCTGGTTCACCAGGTTCCACGCCCCGTCGTCCCAGGACAACACGGACGCCGGCTTCCGGGCCGAAGCCACCGCCAACGGCTCCTCGTTCGCGAACTTCGCCTTCTTCGGCAACTACACCTCTCGGATCGACGGCCCCGGCAAGGTGTTCGACTTCTCAGGTGTCTCCAACATCACCATCGACAACATCTGGAACGAACACACGGTGTGCCTCTACTGGGGTGCCAACACCGACAGCATCACCATCAAGAACTCCCGCATCCGTGACACCTACGCCGACGGCGTCAACATGACCAACGGCAGCACGGACAACCACGTCACCAACAACGAGTCGCGTGCCACCGGCGACGACAGCTTCGCGCTGTTCTCTGCGATCGACGCCGGCGGCGCGGACGAGAAGAACAACGTCTTCGAGAATCTGACCTCGCTCCTGACCTGGCGAGCGGCGGGAGTCGCCGTCTACGGCGGCTATGACAACACCTTCCGCAACATCCGTATCGCGGACACCCTGGTCTACTCCGGAATCACGGTCAGCTCGCTGGACTTCGGCTACGCCATGAACGGCTTCGGCACCGATCCGACCACACTGGAGAACATCACGATCGAACGGGCGGGCGGGCACTTCTGGAACGGACAGACCTTCCCGGGGATCTGGCTGTTCTCGGCGTCCAAGGTGTTCCAGGGCATCCGGATCAATGACGTGGACATCGTCGATCCGACCTACAGCGGGATCATGTTCCAGACCAACTACGTAGGAGGGCAACCACAGTTCCCGATCAAGGACACCGTACTGACGGACGTCACGATCACCGGCGCCAAGAAGAGCGGAGACGCCTACGACGCCAAGTCGGGCTTCGGTGTCTGGGCGAACGAAATGCCGGAGTCCGGGCAGGGCCCCGCGGTCGGTGAGGTCACCTTCCACAACCTGAAGATGAGCGGAAACGCTACGGACATCAAGAACACGACGTCCACCTTCACGATCAACAACCTGCCGTAG
- a CDS encoding aldo/keto reductase has product MTEYRNFGRTGVKVSPLCLGTMMFGPRGNPDHEDSIRIIHHALDSGINFIDTADVYSAGESESIVGKALAGGRRDNVVLATKFHGSLGDDVNQQGNSRRWIIREVENSLRRLGTEWIDLYQVHRPSPGTDFDETLGALSDLVHQGKIRYIGTSTFEPSAIVEGQWTAERRGRERVVAEQPPYSLLARGIEREVLPVAQRYGLAVLSWSPLAGGWLSGRYRRGAEQPASSRTDRQAARFDIASAENAAKLDAAEALAGLADEAGLTLVQLALAFVLEHPAITSAIIGPRTHGQLETQLGADKITLSRDVLDRIDEIVAPGTNLSARDAGYTPDVLNDARLRRRTR; this is encoded by the coding sequence ATGACGGAGTACCGCAACTTCGGACGCACGGGTGTCAAGGTCAGCCCGCTCTGCCTGGGGACCATGATGTTCGGCCCCAGGGGGAACCCGGATCACGAGGACAGCATCCGGATCATCCATCACGCCCTGGACTCGGGGATCAATTTCATCGACACGGCCGATGTCTATTCGGCGGGGGAGTCGGAGAGCATCGTCGGCAAGGCCCTGGCCGGCGGCAGACGCGACAACGTGGTGCTGGCCACCAAGTTCCACGGCAGTCTCGGCGACGACGTCAACCAGCAGGGGAACTCACGTCGCTGGATCATCCGTGAGGTGGAGAACAGCCTGCGCCGGCTGGGCACCGAATGGATCGATCTCTACCAGGTGCACAGACCGTCACCCGGCACCGACTTCGACGAGACGCTCGGCGCGCTGTCCGACCTGGTCCACCAGGGCAAGATTCGCTACATCGGCACCTCCACCTTCGAACCCTCCGCGATCGTCGAGGGCCAGTGGACAGCCGAGCGCCGGGGCCGGGAACGGGTGGTGGCCGAGCAGCCCCCGTACTCGCTGCTGGCCCGCGGCATCGAGCGCGAAGTACTCCCGGTCGCCCAGCGCTACGGGCTCGCGGTGCTGTCCTGGAGCCCGCTGGCGGGCGGCTGGCTGTCAGGCCGCTATCGCAGGGGCGCCGAGCAGCCGGCCTCCAGCCGTACCGACCGGCAGGCTGCCCGCTTCGACATCGCCTCCGCCGAGAACGCCGCGAAGCTGGATGCGGCAGAGGCCCTCGCCGGGCTCGCGGACGAGGCCGGCCTGACCCTGGTGCAGCTGGCTCTGGCGTTCGTCCTGGAACACCCCGCGATCACGTCCGCCATCATCGGCCCGCGCACCCACGGTCAACTGGAGACCCAGCTCGGCGCGGACAAGATCACACTGAGCCGGGACGTGCTCGACCGCATCGACGAGATCGTGGCGCCCGGCACCAATCTGTCGGCCAGGGACGCGGGTTACACACCGGATGTGCTCAACGACGCACGGCTGCGCCGCCGTACTCGCTGA
- a CDS encoding ABC transporter ATP-binding protein produces MATYTGGLTRTPAPAHGPEPVRRGPAVRTDRLVRGFGDRTVLRELDLTLAAGEFTALLGRSGSGKSTLLRAVAGLDHEVQGSGLLEVTERVSLSFQDSRLLPWLRLLDNVVLGVRGAGAQERGLAALAEVGLEGRDRAWPHELSGGEQQRAALARALVRDPELLLADEPFGALDALTRIRMHGLLRELYERHRPAVLLVTHDVDEAVELADRVLVLEEGRISVDLTIDLPAPRTRRDPRFQEYRDTLLGALGVAQPLTDPEEKHRHDAHV; encoded by the coding sequence ATGGCGACGTACACTGGCGGGCTGACCCGTACACCCGCACCCGCCCATGGGCCCGAGCCGGTGCGGCGGGGCCCTGCCGTCCGGACGGACCGGCTGGTCCGTGGTTTCGGCGACAGGACCGTGCTGCGGGAGCTCGATCTCACCCTGGCCGCAGGTGAGTTCACCGCCCTCCTCGGGCGCAGCGGTTCAGGCAAGTCGACCCTGCTGCGGGCCGTGGCCGGGCTCGACCACGAGGTCCAGGGCTCGGGGCTGCTCGAGGTGACCGAGCGGGTGTCCCTGTCCTTCCAGGACTCGCGGCTGCTGCCCTGGCTGCGCCTGCTCGACAATGTGGTGCTGGGCGTCCGGGGGGCCGGCGCGCAGGAGCGCGGGCTCGCCGCCCTTGCCGAGGTGGGTCTCGAAGGCAGGGACCGCGCCTGGCCGCACGAACTGTCCGGTGGCGAACAGCAGCGAGCCGCACTGGCCCGGGCACTCGTCCGTGACCCCGAACTCCTGCTGGCCGACGAGCCGTTCGGAGCGCTGGACGCGCTCACCCGGATCAGGATGCACGGTCTGCTGCGGGAACTGTACGAACGCCACCGCCCGGCGGTGCTGCTGGTCACGCACGACGTCGACGAGGCGGTCGAGCTCGCCGACCGCGTTCTGGTGCTGGAGGAGGGCCGCATCTCGGTGGATCTCACCATCGACCTCCCGGCGCCCAGGACCCGGCGCGATCCCCGTTTCCAGGAATACCGCGACACGCTGCTCGGCGCCCTCGGCGTGGCACAGCCCCTGACCGACCCTGAGGAGAAGCACCGTCATGACGCACACGTCTGA
- a CDS encoding ABC transporter substrate-binding protein encodes MSSSGPLARRSFFALSGGAVLALAGCAKGTSTSVGSASTRKLPSGAPPPGTELSISIRSTQLQLKASGKLDELPFKVTHWPNFTAGPDVIQGFRAKSIQLANNAGLPPIQAQAIGFDTKIVAVQLHEKPLYEFATAPGTSIRSAKDFRGKKIGFSQGQAQGAVVLRAVKEAGLSKGDVTLVPLTSNQFLTALQTKQVDVAPLAEPVLTKYVGQFGKDGARRIPTDVVDLLSVLWAPASVLEDEDRLAAVRSFIPFWAQGSVWAWEHKERWNQVYYVKDQGVTAEDGRRIARSSSVPVFPESWDKAIAWEQETADLLAENGFIPKAGVDSLFDRRFETIAARSVPAKYRK; translated from the coding sequence ATGAGTTCCTCAGGACCACTTGCCCGCCGTTCGTTTTTCGCCCTGAGCGGCGGCGCCGTTCTCGCGCTGGCCGGCTGCGCCAAGGGAACCAGCACATCGGTCGGTTCCGCATCCACCAGAAAACTGCCGTCCGGTGCGCCGCCGCCCGGCACCGAGCTGAGCATCTCCATACGCTCGACCCAGCTCCAGCTGAAGGCCTCGGGCAAGCTCGATGAGCTTCCTTTCAAGGTCACGCACTGGCCCAATTTCACCGCCGGGCCCGATGTCATCCAGGGCTTCCGCGCCAAGTCGATCCAGCTGGCCAACAATGCGGGGCTCCCGCCCATCCAGGCCCAGGCGATCGGATTCGACACGAAGATCGTCGCCGTGCAGCTGCACGAGAAGCCACTCTACGAATTCGCCACCGCGCCCGGCACGAGCATCCGTTCCGCCAAGGACTTCCGCGGCAAGAAGATCGGTTTCTCCCAGGGCCAGGCCCAGGGAGCGGTGGTGCTGCGCGCGGTCAAGGAGGCGGGGCTGAGCAAGGGGGACGTCACGCTGGTGCCCCTGACGAGCAATCAGTTCCTCACCGCGCTGCAGACCAAGCAGGTCGATGTCGCGCCGCTTGCCGAGCCCGTACTGACCAAGTATGTCGGGCAGTTCGGCAAGGACGGCGCACGGCGGATCCCGACCGACGTGGTGGACCTGCTCTCCGTACTGTGGGCGCCGGCATCGGTGCTGGAGGACGAGGACAGGCTCGCCGCGGTCAGAAGCTTCATTCCCTTCTGGGCGCAGGGCTCCGTCTGGGCCTGGGAGCACAAGGAGCGCTGGAACCAGGTCTATTACGTCAAGGACCAGGGCGTCACCGCTGAGGACGGCCGCCGCATCGCCCGGTCATCCTCGGTGCCCGTCTTCCCGGAGAGCTGGGACAAGGCGATCGCCTGGGAGCAGGAGACCGCCGATCTGCTCGCGGAGAACGGCTTCATCCCCAAGGCCGGGGTGGACAGTCTCTTCGACCGCCGCTTCGAGACCATCGCCGCTCGGTCCGTTCCCGCCAAGTACCGGAAGTGA
- a CDS encoding ABC transporter permease has protein sequence MTDVTTRVRGASPTGLPVRGPYNTAHAREDSGRGSKVRGPQRRRLSPGKLFRYGRLTGPALLIGVWAAGAGLGWIDTRILSAPWTVVSTAGDLISDGRLQDNLLVSLQRAGLGLGLGVLVGTVLAIAAGLSRAGEATIDGTMQIKRAIPALALLPLLILWLGIGESMKVITIALGVMVQVYINTYASLTSIDNRYVELAEALGLSRAQFVRKVVVPGALPGFFVGLRLAVTASWLGLIVVEQVNATAGIGYMMFQAQQYAQTDIILVGLLVYGIFGFASDALVRAVERRVLSWRRTLAG, from the coding sequence ATGACTGACGTCACAACACGGGTGCGCGGCGCCTCTCCCACCGGCCTGCCGGTCCGGGGTCCGTACAACACCGCACACGCACGCGAGGACAGCGGCCGGGGCTCGAAGGTGCGGGGTCCGCAGCGCCGGAGGCTGAGCCCCGGCAAGCTGTTCCGCTACGGCAGGCTCACCGGTCCGGCGCTGCTGATCGGTGTCTGGGCGGCCGGCGCGGGCCTCGGCTGGATCGACACCCGGATCCTGTCCGCGCCCTGGACGGTCGTGAGCACCGCGGGTGACCTGATATCCGACGGCAGACTCCAGGACAATCTCCTGGTCTCCCTGCAACGGGCCGGTCTCGGTCTCGGTCTCGGTGTCCTGGTCGGCACGGTACTGGCGATCGCGGCGGGTCTCAGCCGGGCCGGCGAGGCCACCATCGACGGCACCATGCAGATCAAGCGGGCGATCCCGGCTCTCGCGCTGCTGCCCCTGCTGATCCTCTGGCTGGGCATCGGCGAAAGCATGAAGGTCATCACCATCGCGCTCGGAGTGATGGTCCAGGTGTACATCAACACCTACGCGTCCCTCACGAGCATCGACAACCGCTACGTCGAACTCGCCGAGGCACTCGGGCTGAGCCGGGCGCAGTTCGTCCGCAAGGTCGTCGTGCCCGGCGCGCTGCCCGGCTTCTTCGTCGGCCTGCGGCTCGCGGTCACCGCATCCTGGCTGGGGCTGATCGTCGTCGAACAGGTCAATGCCACCGCCGGTATCGGCTACATGATGTTCCAGGCCCAGCAGTACGCGCAGACCGACATCATCCTGGTCGGTCTGCTGGTCTACGGGATTTTCGGATTCGCATCGGACGCGCTGGTGCGTGCCGTCGAGAGGAGGGTCCTGTCATGGCGACGTACACTGGCGGGCTGA